From the Gossypium hirsutum isolate 1008001.06 chromosome A02, Gossypium_hirsutum_v2.1, whole genome shotgun sequence genome, the window CGAAGGGGTAATTTAGAATATAAAAGCAGGGGAAATAATTGAGGGTAATTTGGTAAAGACCTAATTAATTGAGGGCAATTGTGACAAAAGATAATCAATTGGGGGGTAAGTGGAGTAATTGTGACAATAGCAACCAAATTAAGGACAATTgtggaaaaaggaaaagaaatattgtgcttatatatacatatatatttttcaggTGGTGGTGATGGTTTTAtgatttgagtctagttttattagggtCGGAATGATATTTAAGTAAAGTTCTGTCAACAATAATGATTTCAGGATTTAAATCTCATCCAAATGCTTGGGGGAGGACGTCCAATTTTACCTCTTCCAACTACTTGTTGGTAAGTTTTTCAAAATCAAACCAATTATTGAACTGTTCAAGCTATTGATTTAGCGGTCCAACTAACTTGTCCAGTTCGGTAGTTTATTCGatttggttaaataaattattaaaaatattttaaaaaatagattcaaCCAATTAAATGCTCGATTCAATGTTCGATTCATCTAATATTGGTGTCGATTTTTAAGTTAACCAATTTAATTCTTTTCTCTAAACTAAATTTTAGTCCAGTCAAGATAGTTCAATTCAGACAATAATACTTATCGGTTGATGGCTTGAGGTGTTTATCTATATTATTGTAAAGTGATTACTTGTGTTTGAGATTATAAGTGATATTTGATATTTACAATAAAGAAAAGCTTTGTTtgatttgtaaaaaataaaataaaatattagcatgaaatttgaaatattttgttaataatttcatattttacaaaatataaaacGATCCACATTTCATGTATTTTTGTCCTCTCTTTTTTTCACTTCTTATTCGTTGTGGAtatctatatttatttataattttttattaaattagttagttAATCAGACGTAAATTCACTTAAAAAACTaagcaaaatttattttttagaaaataatagaGATACTTTAGGGTGTTTTTCTAATATAAAATTGTTAAGAGCAACctaaaaaaaatctagaaaattgCATATTGAGACTTCAATTGACAAAAATGTGACATcaataaaattgacaaaaaaatataataatatcaacaAATGGATTTGATCttcaaatatgaaaaatagagggactaaattattgaaaataaaagtacagaattttgaaaaatacatagacttatgacatattttaacatttatattacaaaatatttattattaatatatttattattaaaatattaatattgaataatttcaataatatgtgatgaaaattttaaaattattatttttaaattttactattaaaacaaaaattgaaatattaaatattttattaaattaataaattttattaataattttattacatgactaaatataaataattaaatatgtatctttaataatattgaaatatattatattattttattttatttttaaaaataaaaataaaatttattatcaatataataatattaagcttaatttaagttaattttgatataaaaacAAATCTAATTATAGATGAGCTCTTTTCTGAAAAATGACTTACACTTTTCAAAAGAGTAAACTAATTTATAAGAAAAAAGACTTACTTTACGTTGAACTGTAAGTCATTTTTCGTTGACAAAGTTACTTTTTgtgaaacaaatataaaaaaaataaaaaatattttctgtaaaaCTTTTTATATGCAAACAAAATGACCCATACTTTTAGGTCTTATTACATCGATAATATCTTTTTGTACTTTTTACTAATACCAtagatttgatattttatacaatAGATTTCCTAAGTAATAatcattattaaaaattaaaattgaatatttaaggtaattttagtttttcttgcGCCAATAATGTATTGTATCTATTGAAGCGAGTCTAGTAATTAATTTTCGTATTATATAGACTTATTAAGGAGTAGATATTGGCCACGAGTTTTAAAACTATTCTATACCTAAAATAATGATCGAACCCTCGACTACTGattaaaataagagaaataatgtgttttttattaatataaatacgTGAAGTTTCTAGTTATTCATTTGGGTTTGAAGTGTCTTAATTTTATGGTGCCAACAAATATATAACAATGCCAATAAATACAATttgctaattaattaaaattaaaatatattcaaacttaaactataataaataatattttaacttaaaatattatGCGTGTGAACCGACACATATTATTTATGCATGATAATACTTGAACCTAAATGTTTAATATACCCTCAACCATTGTAAATACTACCGACATTGCATTAAcaactttttattaattttactttatcataaattatttttttttcttacgcGTGTTTCAATTTCTAGccattgttttatttttgttttaggtTAATGCCATATGTATTTATAcatttctaaatttaaattttatattaaactaatattaatattcttaaaattattttattaaatttaaatttattataatattatttttagttacaTTATtattaagtgagtattttttcattcaataaaaaacttaataatgttaataattagaattgatttttaaatataaaaagtataggaattaaattattgaaataaaaatataaaaattaaatttcataattaaatagtACATATATTTATGGTATATTTTACCTTTATTTTGTAATCACTTGATACACTTACTTTTTacgctaaaaaaattaaatatatttttttaaaatttaataactattgataaagtaatttgataaattaaaattttaatactttgtgCACCAAGTTTAAATCTTTaggggagttttttttttaatttattatttaaattaattaaattacctACTTCACTCTTTTAATAAAGTTTTGTTGTTTAGTAGTTTTcaacttgaaaaataaaattttgttaataatatgCACTCTAATATGTATCATCAATATGATTAAGTTTACTGTCACAAATTATACAATAGTCTAATTGTTTGAAGAACCTTATGTTCAATGCAGAATTTAATTCAAACGGATTATATTACTTCTATGAAGAGTTAATGTGCTGTGTTAATATAATCGTTTAAAGGTGATTTattctactaaaaaaattaaaaatataaaaaaaaattcgtcCATACATTAATTTAAAGAAACTTTAAGTTGAACTTAAATGTTTGGAGCTTAAATATTATGGTCTAAAGATTAAAATTTAGGATAAgacaacatttaaaatttaaatttaataaatttttaatttggtctttaaattttttaattcacattaattattgaatttgataaaatttttctattttagtattatgtaatGTAACATAATATCAGAATGCTACATCATCACAttgaatcaaaatagaaaaaacaactgtaaaaaattataaagttccAAAACTAATgtcaacaaaaaaaatcaaaaactaaattaaataattgcaAGGTTTAGGGTAAATGTTGCTTTTATCCCTGAATTTAGTTTAAGACATACTTAGCACAACGCTTGTCACGTTTAAATCACGTGATTTCGATTGATCCGCCACGTAAGCCCGACATTTACATAACTTTTTTTCGttcttttgattttcaatttaaattaatttccCGCTCATTTCCACAGTTCcctttttttgtttctctctctTCATCTGACAAGTCGCtaaagccaaaaattgggtttCGCAAGAGTCTCGCTATCTTCTTTCTTTCAGAAAGCTCCcaacaaaatatttttcccaaAACACCCTCCTCAGCTCTTTCAATTTTCGAATCAGAACCCTAACATCTTCACCATGAACCATTATCACATCTACGAAGCCATCGGTCGTGGAAAATATTCGGTAATATCTCCTTATTTCTCTCAGATTTCGTCAAAAATTTTTCATCGCTTATtttacttcattttctttttcttaatctCAATGTTTTTGTTAGAGTGTGTATAAAGGACGGAAGAAGAAGACGATTGAGTATTTTGCAATCAAAAGTGTCGAGAAATCGCAGCGGAGCAAAGTTCTTCAAGAAGTAACATcgacttcttctttttttcgaattttttgaTATGATTGGAATGATCAATTACtaatattgaaaatttagatGCTATTGATTTGATTTTAGCTTGTACTTATACTAGGTATGATCTTTATGGATGTTAgagctgttttttttttcttttgaatatttGAGATAATTTGGTAACCTCGATATTTATGCTTAATTCACAGCGGAGCAAAGTTCAGCAAGAATAACatcgagtttttatttttattttttattttttttaaattgagctgatttgaatgatttattaCTAAGATTGAAAATTAAGATGCCATTTATGTAATTTTAGcctgaaattttattatttatgatcTTTATAGAAGCGAGAGCTGGTttctttgtgtgtgtgtgtgtaataGTTTAACCAcaataaaaatgtttaattacTAATGCTAATACAATATTAGCTTATATTTTACTGTTTTTACACGATCTTTTTCCATATATTTTCAGGTTAGGATACTTCACTCTTTAAATGATCCAAATATACTGAAGTTTCACTCATGGTATGTTTATTTTCCAATTTAGATCTTTACTTCTAAATTTTTggcatattttcaaaatttctcaatTTCGTTACTTGTGTGTCAAGGTACGAAACTTCTGCACACTTGTGGTTGGTTTTGGAATTCTGTACCGGTGGAGATCTGATGACCTTGTTACGGCAGGTACTTACAGGATACCTCCTGTTTTTCATTTCTTTGAAAGCATGAAAGCAACTGTGAAATTTTATTGGTCTGATTAACTGAGACAGATTCAAGGATCTCGAATGTGGGTATGTTTGTTTAGAAATATACGTTTGGGTTACATTTTCAATCTCTTTAATGATGAATTTCAGGATGGTAAGCTGCCAGAAGATTCAATTCATTTCTTGGCCTACGATCTTGTCAAAGCTTTGCAGTAAGAATATATGTTCTATTTCCTATTCAATTTGCAGTTAGTGTCTCGTAtgtcttttacattttttagCTCTCTATGTTGCTCAAAGTCAAATGTGGGTGTTGGATATGTATGAGTCCAAAAGGGCTACTTCCAATTTCTTTCAAGATATTTTATGTATCAGGAGTGTCCTTGGAATGCCATATCTCTATATACATGTTTGTAAATGTGTCGAATAtagatatttcaaaaaaaaaaaaaagttggagTAATATAGCTTTTGTGAGTTACTAATGGAAATGCTGGTGGTTGTTATTAGATATTTACATTCAAAAGGAATCATTTACTGTGATTTAAAACCATCAAACATCCTTCTGGACGAGAATGGGCATACAAAGGTACCTATTCAGCATAAAGTAACTTTTTCATAAGATCGAGTTGGTATCATCCTACTTCCTACGCAATTGAGCTTTTACATTTGTGTATTCATTTGATGCAGCTATGTGACTTTGCACTTGCAAGAAAGTTGAGTGATATATCTAAAACGCCTTCTTCCATGGTAGGTTCATGTAACCATTGTAACATTCTGTGCACCCAGGACAGAATTAAATTGCCAATTTAATCAAGCTCTTTAAGTAAtccttttaccttttttttttttttcttgtttctaacTTGTCCATTGTTCTGCTTTCTACTGCTTAGCTACCACAAGCAAAACGCGGAACTCCCTGTTATATGGCTCCTGAATTGTTTGAGGATGGAGGTGTCCATTCTTATGCATCTGATTTTTGGGCACTCGGTTGTGTGCTATACGAGTGTTATGCAGGAAAGCCTCCTTTTGTTGGCAGGGAGTTCACTCAACTTGTAAAATCCATCCTCTCAGATCCGCCTCCTCCACTTGAAGGAAGTCCAAGCCCTTCTTTTGTCAATATTGTTAATTCTCTTCTGATTAAAGATCCAGCTGAGAGAATAAAGTGGCCTGAGCTTTGTGTGCATGCCTTTTGGAGGAATAAATTTTCTCAAGTATCTTTACCACCTCAGCCTGCTTTTGAAAACATGATTGAGTTATATGCTAAACCATGTCTCTCAGAGCGTAATGGTGACAGATCTTCTCAAAGCAAGACCCCTCCTAAATATAGGGAAAAAGATCCAAGGGGGGCTTCAAGGAAAGATGAGAATTCTCTGGCGGGTTCAAAAGGTCATGAGACACCAGTTAAGGGTACACCAGTTGGCCGTAAAACTCAACCAAAGGCTTCTGGCAGAGGAGCGGAGGAGAAGCATAAAGATCATTCTAGTGCTATTAAGCGTGTGAATCTCTTGAGATTATCTAGAATAGCCAAAACAAACTTACAGAAGGAGAATGAGAAGGAAAATTACCGGAGGCCTGTCCCTAATAGCTCTGAGAATGAATCTGAAGTAAAAATTGAGAACACCGATATGGAACTTGATTTTGATGAGAACAATGAAGAGGAAGTGCATGATGAATCAGATGGGTCAGATGTCCCCACTTGTACGAGTGAAGAGAAGGTTTCAAGTCAGAATCAAGAACAATTCAAAGTGGAAGAGGGGGATAATAACGTTGACAGAGCAGACAGCCAAGCTGGGAGTAATTTGCCTGCCTCTGATGAATCAAAAACATGTGATCAGGAATCATCTTCAGATCATGTTGAAGTGGCTGCAACCCCACCTAGTGTCAGTTCTCAACACAGAAACCAGAGAATTAAGGAAAGTCCAGGGGCTGCCCTTGAGTctgaatggtcaaaaacatccaatAGTATCTCCAAAGTTCTCTGGCATACTTCTGATCTTTCTGTAAGACCTGTAATGCCAAGCAGAAAAGCTGATAAAATGTCAGAGGCGCTTCCTTCACTACCATTTGAGGCATTGCATCCGTCTGATTTTGTAAGAATGTCAAAGGAGAAATTGGATGCACTCAACAATAGAATCATATCAATATTTGGAAGTGCTGGCACCAGTGAGAAGCAAAATGTGATTAGATACCTTGAGATGCTTAGTAATAACACAGAAGCAGCCAATATCTTGACTAATGGTCCGATAATGCTCATGCTTGTCAAAATGCTCAGGCTGTCCAAGACTTCTGCTTTCCGCGTGCAACTTGCTTCACTGATCGGCTTGCTGATCCGACATTCTACTTTTATCGAAGATGACTTGTCAAATTCAGGAATTTTAATTGCACTTAGTGATGGTCTTAGAGACTACCAGGAAAAAGTTAGAAGATTTTCTATGGCTGCTTTAGGTGAATTACTGTTCTATATTTCCACTCAAAATGAGCAAGCAAAAGATAACAACCCACTTGAATCTCCATCAAAAAACAACAAGCCTGTATCTGGCTGGCAGGTCTGTCTCATATGCCATTGCTCTAACATTTTAGATGGTAAACCTGATAAGAGGAATCTTGATTTTTAATGATGTTGCTTTCAAGATTTCATGTTTTAAACAAGTCAGAAACTGCCAGTATTGATGTAATGCCTATTTGTTTCGTTCCCTGCTGATTTTCATATATGTTCCATTATTCTCCTCTTTATTGGCAGGTCCCAAATTCATTGGTTTCATTGGTGTCATCAGTTTTACGTAAAGGAGAGGATGATATGACTCAGCTTTATGCACTTAGGACAATTGAAAACATTTGCAGCCAAGGAGGATATTGGGCATCTCGTTTCACCAGCCAGGACGTGATTAGTAACCTGTGCTACATTTACAGGGCTGTGGGGAAGCAAGAGAGCATGAGGCTAACTGCAGGGTCTTGTTTGGTCCGCCTTGTTCGTTTCAATCCCCATATCACTCAATCAGTTATAGATAAACTTTCACTCAAGGATATTGCATCTGCTCTTAACAAGGGCAGTCCGCGTGAGCAGCAAATCTGCTTAAATCTTCTAAATATGGTACTGCTTGGGAGCCATTTGTTCTCCACTATAGGAAGGTACCTTCAACCGTTGGTAGAGGACAAGAATCTGGTGCCTAGCCTAGTGTCTCTCATTGAACAGGGAACTGAAACCCTACGGGGCAAAGCACTTCTTTCAGTGGCTCTTCTTTGTAAGAATGGTAAGAGATGGTTACTGCAATTCTTTTGCAATGCAAGGTTACTCCACACAGTGGACAGATTGGCAAAAGAGAAGGATAACTATCTACAGCAATGTCTAGATTCATTTCTTCGTGAAGTGGCATCTACAGTTCCCGGCTTACTGGATAGTATAACCGGAGATATCCAGCAAATGATGGGAGGACGACGACATGGGCAGAACTCTGCCCTTACCAGTCGTGCTGCTGCAAAGAATAATGTTAATTTGTTCCCTGTAGTTCTTCATCTTCTTGAGAGTTCATCATTTAAAAGCAGATTGGTGACTCATCAGATCTTGCGGCAGTTGGCAAATCTTATCCAAGTTGTTGAGACACCATTTCAAGTAAGTAGTTTTATCTGAGCCATCCTTTGATCTCATCACTGATTATAAATTTTTCAGagcattttctttattttagtgcacataatataattatatggACTTGGTGTGAATGTTGGATAGTTATgtcgaaaataaagaaaatattagtAAGACAAATATTCCTTACAAATACTAATACAGGTCATCTTTTTTATTGACCAGGGACGGGATGATTTCCAAATAACATTGTTACGAGTTCTGGAATCCATACTTGAGGAATCTCCTGTAATTCTTGAAAGCCCTAATATTTTACCCAAGGAATTCTTCCTAGTCTTGCTGTTCTTTACAAGGGCAACAAAGATGGTAATGCCAGATTTTTGTGCCTGAAAATCATGTTCGATGTAATGGTCATCTTCTTGAATGAACCTTCATTAAAAGGTCAAAGTTCAGAGGATCTAAGATTGATATCTAATTCTCATTTTCTTCCACTCTATCCCACCTTGATTGAAGATGAGGATCCCATTCCCATGTATGCACAGAAGCTTCTAGTGATGCTAATTGAGTTCGATTATATTAAAATCCCCGACATTTTAGATCCAAAAATGGTCTCAAAATGTTTTGGATTTTTGCTTGGCGATCTAACAAATGCAAATGTAAACAATGTCAAACTGTGTTTAGCTCTGGCTTCTGCTCCTGAGATGGATTCCAAGTTATTTTCGCAGCTAAAAGTGGTTCGAAAAATTGGTAATCTTTTGGAGCTTGTATATGCAAAGGATATGGAAGACTTTCTTGAGCCAACTCTTGGCTTGTTTAAGGCTTTTCTTCTCCGCTCTAGTGGTAATGGTTTCGTTTACACAAAAGAACCCACACTGTTACTTGATGGTTCATTCGAGTCAAGTGGCTCAGTCAACCAGCAGCAATGCATTAGAGATATAATGGACTTTGGCAGCAATGTTGGAGTGCTATTGGAGTTAAGTGCATCTCATGAACCGAACATTGCTGATGTAGCCTCTGAATGTGTTGTCTTATTGCTCAAGGCAGCTCCAAGGGAAGCTACAACTGGGTTCCTAACTAATCTCTCAAAGGCTGGTTCAATACTCGAGTCCTGGCGCAGCAAGGGTGTCTCTCACTTGCTCTTGAACCGGTTACTGCAGGCTGTCGGTTATTCTTGTAGGCAATACTTATCACATGCTATGATACTATCAATATCTGCAGCTGAAATTACACGGATTCAAGGCATCGTTTCTGAGTTGAAAAGCTCCAGTATACCTGGATTGGCTAATGTTGCTTCCGTTGTTTTCTCGGAGTTGCAGCGGCTGCCTCGTCGCATTTGAACTTCATTTCAGGTATATCACTTCTATAAATAGCTAGTCATGCTGAATTTCTTTCGCAAGGATAAATGGTACCGAACTGGTTGAAAGGGAACCAATGTTATGTTTAGTCCAACAATTACATGATAGTTATTTTACATTAAGTTCatgtttaaacattaaaaaacaaATTTGGTTGAACTGATTAAAATGAAAACCGAAAATTTGATCGgttcacttttcaatttcattcatgcaATATTGCTCTTTCTCTTATCTGCTCTTTTTTTGAATATTATCCTTTATAGATTAATACATTCTGAGATTTACTTGCACGTTACAGGCATTGATGAAACGACATGGAACATATTTATGGAGTTCTGGAGGGTCAAAATAATCCATGTTGGAGAGGTGAGTTATATTTTGTTAAGTACTGCTCTTGGCCTGTAAATGTATAAACTATGCATGCTTCGTTTCGTACCATCATTGATataatatctttttctttttgttggataattgatataatatcatATTCAATTTAAGTTCTTTTCGTTCTTCAATGCTTTATTCGAAAAAGAAACCGTTGAGCctttatttttttgcatttctTTTGTCAAATCTTATTTATTAGTCAACTGTATACGAATATATTAGGTTGGGTTCTGTAAATTGTTTctttatgaaataattttatgGTAGTTGTGTATGTGTTGTCTAAACAACGAATTTttgctttaaatttttatagttcaatgcaacatttatttaaaaaaaaatacaattttcgTTGTGATAAAATTTATGCAATAGTTTCGTGATTATGGTGTCAGTGTCACTGTTGCTTAAACTCAAAAACAATGGTTTATTTTAATGTTGCAATTGATGTTTTAAGTAATAATTTTTTATCTAGTTAAATGCAAGATAATGCTTTTCATAGTTATTGTAacgttttttctaaaaatatcttTCAACATTACTTTAAAACTATAAAAACGTTTTTTCAATAGTtgcaatgttattttttttattagaaaaagaATAATTAATAATTGCAAAACGACTACTTATTTATATAATACTATTATAAGATGAGTACTATGATTTCGTTTTTTGTTTTCTGAAGTTGAGGGAGAAACTGTTGTATAGTGTGTGAACTTGGAGTTACCATTGGAAACAACTCCTTTGCTACTATATTAATGAGTTAGTTAATAAATTAACAcatattcttatttatttatctttatatACTTAGTGGTCTAGTTACATTTTAAAAACTATGCAACTCATTTCATGAATTAATACTAGTAAGAGCTTTATattcatttatgtatatataaaataaattctaGTTAGATGATCTTTATtgaaaattagagaatgaaatttgaaaaaacatagttaatattattttgcattaataattaattaatatatgtttGTACAGCTATATATGTGTGTCTTAATTAATAGTTGTTTTTAGGTGCTTAATTATTATCTATGTATTAATGTGTAATTGgatgtattatatattaataGTTAGGTGCATTAGAGATAACAAAAGAGTAGGGTTCATTAAttcttatataaaaatatttatatgacgaaattatatatattattaaggcAACGGTTACGTAACACAAAAAAGTTAAgttgcttaaatattttttttaaaattttcaaattatgcaaccattttatttatgttagttactaataaaattttaagcaaCTATGCAA encodes:
- the LOC107949166 gene encoding LOW QUALITY PROTEIN: serine/threonine-protein kinase RUNKEL (The sequence of the model RefSeq protein was modified relative to this genomic sequence to represent the inferred CDS: inserted 1 base in 1 codon), whose translation is MNHYHIYEAIGRGKYSSVYKGRKKKTIEYFAIKSVEKSQRSKVLQEVRILHSLNDPNILKFHSWYETSAHLWLVLEFCTGGDLMTLLRQDGKLPEDSIHFLAYDLVKALQYLHSKGIIYCDLKPSNILLDENGHTKLCDFALARKLSDISKTPSSMLPQAKRGTPCYMAPELFEDGGVHSYASDFWALGCVLYECYAGKPPFVGREFTQLVKSILSDPPPPLEGSPSPSFVNIVNSLLIKDPAERIKWPELCVHAFWRNKFSQVSLPPQPAFENMIELYAKPCLSERNGDRSSQSKTPPKYREKDPRGASRKDENSLAGSKGHETPVKGTPVGRKTQPKASGRGAEEKHKDHSSAIKRVNLLRLSRIAKTNLQKENEKENYRRPVPNSSENESEVKIENTDMELDFDENNEEEVHDESDGSDVPTCTSEEKVSSQNQEQFKVEEGDNNVDRADSQAGSNLPASDESKTCDQESSSDHVEVAATPPSVSSQHRNQRIKESPGAALESEWSKTSNSISKVLWHTSDLSVRPVMPSRKADKMSEALPSLPFEALHPSDFVRMSKEKLDALNNRIISIFGSAGTSEKQNVIRYLEMLSNNTEAANILTNGPIMLMLVKMLRLSKTSAFRVQLASLIGLLIRHSTFIEDDLSNSGILIALSDGLRDYQEKVRRFSMAALGELLFYISTQNEQAKDNNPLESPSKNNKPVSGWQVPNSLVSLVSSVLRKGEDDMTQLYALRTIENICSQGGYWASRFTSQDVISNLCYIYRAVGKQESMRLTAGSCLVRLVRFNPHITQSVIDKLSLKDIASALNKGSPREQQICLNLLNMVLLGSHLFSTIGRYLQPLVEDKNLVPSLVSLIEQGTETLRGKALLSVALLCKNGKRWLLQFFCNARLLHTVDRLAKEKDNYLQQCLDSFLREVASTVPGLLDSITGDIQQMMGGRRHGQNSALTSRAAAKNNVNLFPVVLHLLESSSFKSRLVTHQILRQLANLIQVVETPFQGRDDFQITLLRVLESILEESPVILESPNILPKEXLPSLAVLYKGNKDGNARFLCLKIMFDVMVIFLNEPSLKGQSSEDLRLISNSHFLPLYPTLIEDEDPIPMYAQKLLVMLIEFDYIKIPDILDPKMVSKCFGFLLGDLTNANVNNVKLCLALASAPEMDSKLFSQLKVVRKIGNLLELVYAKDMEDFLEPTLGLFKAFLLRSSGNGFVYTKEPTLLLDGSFESSGSVNQQQCIRDIMDFGSNVGVLLELSASHEPNIADVASECVVLLLKAAPREATTGFLTNLSKAGSILESWRSKGVSHLLLNRLLQAVGYSCRQYLSHAMILSISAAEITRIQGIVSELKSSSIPGLANVASVVFSELQRLPRRI